In a single window of the Platichthys flesus chromosome 5, fPlaFle2.1, whole genome shotgun sequence genome:
- the LOC133953181 gene encoding neuronal pentraxin-1-like: protein MDGYSWKLFLLSCLLAMEGCAQDFGQTQFICTSVPKDMDLCSATMQNSGPAEDLKTTVMQLRETVLQQKETIMNQKETIRELTSKLSRCESQSLPAAAGPGGRRPGSKNTMGDVSRGTTDTLAQLGQTLQTLKQRLENLEQYSRGNNTVQANSLKDLLQNKIDDMEKQVLSRVNTLEEPKPGARNETDQRNRVETTLTSLHHRINDLEKGKETRPTDKFQLTFPLRTNYMYAKAKRSLPEMYTFSVCLWIKSNASPGVGTPFSYAVPGQANELVLIEWGNNPMEILINDKVAKLPFLINDGKWHHLCITWTTRDGMWEAFQDGVMRGSGENLAPYHPIKPEGVLVLGQEQDSLGGGFDATQAYVGELANLNIWNRKLSIAEIYNLATCNSKAPAGNVFSWTETNIEIFGGATKWTFEPCRSLN from the exons ATGGACGGCTACTCGTGGAAACTTTTTCTACTTTCCTGCCTGCTTGCCATGGAGGGCTGCGCGCAAGACTTCGGACAGACGCAGTTTATTTGCACGTCGGTGCCCAAGGATATGGACTTGTGCTCGGCGACGATGCAGAACAGCGGGCCGGCGGAGGACCTGAAGACCACGGTCATGCAGCTGCGGGAGACCGTGCTGCAGCAGAAGGAGACCATCATGAACCAGAAGGAGACGATCAGGGAGCTCACCTCTAAGTTGAGCCGCTGCGAGAGCCAGAGCCTCCCCGCGGCGGCGGGACCCGGCGGGAGGCGGCCGGGGTCGAAGAACACGATGGGGGATGTGTCCCGGGGAACCACGGACACCCTGGCACAGCTGGGACAGACTTTACAGACGCTCAAACAGAGACTGGAGAATCTAGAG CAGTACAGCCGAGGGAACAACACCGTGCAAGCCAACAGCCTGAAAGACCTGCTGCAAAACAAGATTGACGACATGGAGAAGCAGGTGCTGTCCCGGGTCAACACGTTAGAGGAGCCCAAGCCGGGCGCCAGGAACGAAACCGACCAGCGGAACCGAGTGGAGACCACGCTCACCTCGCTGCACCACCGGATTAACGACCTGGAGAAAG GTAAAGAGACCCGGCCAACAGATAAGTTCCAGCTCACCTTCCCTCTGAGAACCAACTACATGTACGCCAAAGCCAAGAGGAGCCTTCCTGAGATGTACacgttcagtgtgtgtctgtggatcaAGTCCAACGCCTCCCCTGGAGTGGGAACACCCTTCTCCTATGCCGTGCCGGGCCAGGCCAACGAGCTGGTCTTAATCGAGTGGGGGAACAACCCCATGGAAATTCTCATTAATGACAAG gTCGCGAAGCTGCCGTTCCTCATCAACGATGGAAAGTGGCATCACCTCTGCATCACGTGGACCACTCGTGATGGGATGTGGGAGGCCTTCCAGGATGGAGTGATGCGGGGCAGCGGGGAAAATCTTGCACCATACCACCCCATCAAACCAGAGGGTGTGCTGGTCCTGGGACAAGAGCAG GACTCACTGGGAGGAGGCTTTGATGCAACACAAGCCTATGTTGGAGAGCTGGCAAACTTAAATATCTGGAATAGGAAACTTTCCATTGCTGAGATCTACAACTTGGCGACCTGCAACAGCAAAGCACCGGCTGGCAACGTCTTCTCCTGGACGGAGACCAACATTGAAATATTTGGCGGAGCGACCAAATGGACCTTTGAGCCTTGCCGCTCCCTCAACTGA